In Rhodoferax sediminis, the sequence AGCGGCTGCAGCCCGATGCCCTGCAGCAGCGCTTTGCCCATCCGCCGCGCTGGCAGCCGGAAGTGGCGGTGGAAAAGAAATTCACCGACCGCCTGCCGGCGCATGCCTCGGTGCTGCTGGCCGTGGTCATGCGTGACCAGCCCACGGTGCTGTTGACCGAGCGCACGGCACACCTGTCCACCCATTCGGGGCAGATCGCGTTTCCGGGCGGCAAGGTCGATGACACCGATGCCGATGCCGCCGCCACGGCGCTGCGCGAGGCGCACGAGGAGGTAGGCCTGGACGAGCGCAACATCGAGGTCATCGGCACCCTGCCGATCTACGTCACCGGCAGCGCCTTCATCATTACGCCCGTGGTGGCGCTGGTGCGCCCGGGCTTTGTGCTGCATCCCAATCCGGACGAAGTGGCCGATGCGTTCGAGGTGCCGCTGGAGTTTCTGATGAACCCGGCGAATCACCACCTGCAGGCTTTCGAGTGGGAAGGGACGCGCCGCGAGTGGTTCTCGATGCCTTACCAGGACCACGGCAAGGAGCGCTTTATCTGGGGCGCCACAGCCGGCATGCTGCGCAACTTTTACCGCTTCCTGTCGGCTTGAACGGCAGGGCTGGATCGCGAATCGCCATCGCCGCTCGTTATGATGCGTCCATGAGTTTCTTCGCCATTTTGTTCGCCTTGCTGATCGAGCAGGTTCGTCCATTGGCGCCTGGCAATCCGTTTCACACCGGTTTGCGCCGATGGGCGCGCTGGGTCAGCCGCAATTTCGACGCGGGCAAGCCGCACCATGGCTGGGTCGCCTGGAGCCTGGCCACCGTGCTGCCCTCGCTGCTGACGCTGGGCGTCCACTGGCTGCTGGTGTGGGGCCTGGGCTGGCCCTTTGCCGTGTTGTGGCATGTGGCGGTGCTCTACGTCACGCTCGGTTTTCGCCAGTTCAGCCACCATTTCACCGATATCCGGGACGCGCTGGACGAGGGCGATGAAACGCAGGCCCGCGCCGTGCTGGCGCGATGGCAGCAGGTCGATGCAGCCGACCTGCCGCGCAGCGAGATCGTGCGCCACGTGATCGAATATTCGGTGCTGGCGGCGCACCGCCATGTGTTTGGTGTGCTGGCCTGGTATTCGGTGCTGGCGGCCTTTGGCCTGGGTCCGACCGGTGCCGTGTTCTACCGCATGAGCGAATTCGTGTCGCGCTACTGGAAATACAAGAGCAATGCCCAGAACCAGCTCGCCAGCCCCGCCTTGCAAGGCGCGGCGGCCAGCGCCTGGATGGTGGTGGACTGGCTGCCGGCGCGCCT encodes:
- a CDS encoding CobD/CbiB family protein, with amino-acid sequence MSFFAILFALLIEQVRPLAPGNPFHTGLRRWARWVSRNFDAGKPHHGWVAWSLATVLPSLLTLGVHWLLVWGLGWPFAVLWHVAVLYVTLGFRQFSHHFTDIRDALDEGDETQARAVLARWQQVDAADLPRSEIVRHVIEYSVLAAHRHVFGVLAWYSVLAAFGLGPTGAVFYRMSEFVSRYWKYKSNAQNQLASPALQGAAASAWMVVDWLPARLTALSFAVVGSFEEAIDGWRNYAQRFPSDNDGVILAATAGAVNVRLGGEALRASFAQAPNPGFEATADQQDSISTPGREPEVAHLRSIVGLVWRSVVMWMVLLALLTMARLLG
- a CDS encoding CoA pyrophosphatase, which produces MPLSGLPNFDPRRIPVDRIDTGLPAVGRERLQPDALQQRFAHPPRWQPEVAVEKKFTDRLPAHASVLLAVVMRDQPTVLLTERTAHLSTHSGQIAFPGGKVDDTDADAAATALREAHEEVGLDERNIEVIGTLPIYVTGSAFIITPVVALVRPGFVLHPNPDEVADAFEVPLEFLMNPANHHLQAFEWEGTRREWFSMPYQDHGKERFIWGATAGMLRNFYRFLSA